From a single Candidatus Poribacteria bacterium genomic region:
- a CDS encoding GDP-mannose 4,6-dehydratase — translation MAYLITGGMGCIGSYVIRDLLNAGEKIVVYDFIPDLTIPKMVLTEDQLEQFTFVQGDITDLPHVLRTVQEHQIDRIIHLASWQVPACDANPPQALKIVCEGTINMFEAARIFGLKRVVWASSVAVFGSPEDYNHEQIANEVHE, via the coding sequence ATGGCATATTTGATAACAGGTGGAATGGGGTGCATTGGATCCTATGTCATTCGTGACCTTCTGAACGCCGGCGAAAAAATTGTTGTGTACGATTTTATTCCTGATTTAACCATTCCCAAAATGGTGTTGACAGAGGACCAACTTGAACAGTTTACTTTCGTTCAGGGGGACATTACCGATCTCCCGCATGTGTTGCGAACGGTCCAAGAGCACCAAATCGATCGGATTATCCATCTCGCATCGTGGCAGGTGCCAGCGTGCGATGCCAACCCACCACAAGCGTTAAAGATTGTATGTGAAGGCACAATTAATATGTTTGAGGCAGCGCGCATTTTCGGCCTCAAACGGGTTGTCTGGGCAAGTAGTGTCGCAGTCTTCGGATCGCCGGAAGATTATAATCACGAGCAGATTGCAAATGAAGTCCATGAATGA
- a CDS encoding LLM class flavin-dependent oxidoreductase — MKLGAFMMPLHPPDKDRTECFEEDIDLIVLADELGFTEAWIGQHHTVAWEPIPSNDVFIGNVLPRTKNIRLGTGVSIIPQHHPVNTAVRLAFLDHLARGRLNCGFGQGGVATDWGLFDLPDPKTQGLMTMEAIDTILKLWQTDPPFEFNGDFWNIKLETLDHERGIGVLLQPYQKPHPPIAMSIVRGNSMAARTAGQRGFIPISTNLVSEVTLANHWETYCAGAEDAGLPTPNRSDWRISRSIFVGESTEEAWEHAINGSFIGAYDYLITVLTKANMLNILKDDPDFPDEDITPEYVLKKICIIGDVAECIRRLEEVWEQSGGFGTLLMITHDWDDRDTWRRSQELLASEVIPAMPTI, encoded by the coding sequence ATGAAGCTAGGCGCATTTATGATGCCGCTGCACCCCCCGGACAAAGACCGGACGGAGTGTTTTGAAGAGGACATCGATTTAATTGTCCTCGCTGATGAATTGGGATTTACCGAAGCTTGGATTGGGCAGCATCACACGGTCGCCTGGGAACCCATTCCATCTAACGATGTGTTTATCGGCAACGTCCTACCGCGCACGAAGAACATCCGCCTCGGCACCGGTGTGTCTATCATCCCCCAGCACCACCCGGTCAACACCGCGGTTCGCCTTGCGTTTCTTGATCATCTCGCTCGTGGCCGTCTGAATTGTGGATTTGGGCAAGGCGGGGTAGCAACTGACTGGGGGCTATTCGACTTACCTGATCCCAAAACGCAGGGGCTGATGACCATGGAGGCAATTGACACCATCCTCAAGTTGTGGCAAACGGACCCACCCTTCGAGTTCAACGGGGATTTCTGGAATATCAAACTTGAAACCCTCGATCACGAACGTGGAATTGGAGTACTGCTCCAACCTTACCAAAAACCGCACCCACCGATCGCTATGAGCATTGTAAGAGGAAACTCGATGGCAGCCCGGACAGCGGGTCAACGCGGCTTTATACCTATAAGCACGAACCTTGTATCAGAGGTAACCCTTGCAAATCATTGGGAAACCTATTGCGCCGGTGCTGAAGACGCTGGACTGCCCACACCGAACCGATCAGACTGGCGCATCTCGCGCAGTATCTTTGTCGGAGAATCGACTGAAGAAGCATGGGAGCACGCAATAAATGGGAGTTTTATCGGTGCATATGATTACCTGATCACTGTTCTTACAAAAGCAAATATGCTCAATATTCTGAAAGATGATCCGGATTTCCCCGATGAGGATATAACGCCAGAATATGTTCTTAAGAAAATCTGTATCATCGGTGATGTGGCAGAATGTATCCGTCGTCTTGAAGAGGTGTGGGAACAGTCCGGTGGATTTGGCACACTGCTGATGATCACACATGATTGGGATGACAGAGATACATGGAGACGTTCCCAAGAGTTGCTAGCGAGTGAGGTTATTCCTGCGATGCCAACAATTTAA
- a CDS encoding NAD(P)-dependent oxidoreductase, with protein MKSMNERYAAHYFDNYGVDTIGLRFTAVYGVGRTRGMSSFSTQMIEAAAHGKPYVSPFGDDAIDWQYVEDVSRSIVMSCTCPATKTRVFNVKGGIRTVKEGVTYLKKLVPSAQITLEPGVFGISWDYDADPIAQEVGFTPQYTMEQGILKTLNHFRELAGSDPIQEP; from the coding sequence ATGAAGTCCATGAATGAGAGATATGCAGCGCACTATTTTGATAACTACGGTGTAGACACGATAGGATTGAGATTTACCGCGGTATACGGTGTCGGACGGACACGGGGAATGAGTTCATTCTCAACGCAAATGATTGAAGCTGCTGCACATGGGAAACCCTACGTTTCTCCATTCGGCGATGATGCGATAGATTGGCAATACGTCGAGGATGTGTCCAGATCTATTGTGATGTCGTGTACCTGTCCAGCCACAAAGACGCGTGTCTTCAACGTCAAAGGTGGAATTCGCACGGTTAAGGAAGGTGTCACTTACTTAAAGAAATTGGTGCCCAGTGCACAGATTACGCTTGAGCCGGGCGTGTTTGGAATTTCATGGGATTATGATGCGGATCCAATCGCTCAAGAGGTCGGGTTCACACCCCAATACACCATGGAGCAAGGGATCTTGAAGACGCTCAATCATTTCCGTGAGTTGGCAGGATCGGACCCGATTCAGGAACCGTGA
- a CDS encoding mandelate racemase/muconate lactonizing enzyme family protein, whose product MKITNIKTFMARFGGRSRGLIKVETDEGIHGWGESYSVGPNLAAEPIADYIFEMIKGEDPRRIEYIMMKIHQQLRFPAGGVGLAVTSAIDHALWDISGKAANLPVYMLLGGSVRDRIRVYQGVGGRDGQEAGETAHRLNEEGGFTAFKTSPYPIEPDANRWGRVCAAAADYFEGIRDHTPDDWEFAFDPHAKIFEPIRALQLSNALAPYDPYFYEEPLRPEHIPAWSRLRSQMQVPLATGESLYARFEFLNLMAAQGADIIQPDVCVCGGLLEMRKIAAIAEAHYVSIAPHNPMGPLATAVNVHFAAATPNFKVLEYISPTGTEWNEWVDEPYLPKDGYLELRDRPGLGVDINEDVIGDNEYVHWQRTCPIRPDGSTGYI is encoded by the coding sequence ATGAAGATTACGAATATCAAAACCTTTATGGCCCGCTTCGGCGGACGCTCAAGAGGACTGATTAAAGTTGAAACTGACGAAGGCATTCACGGCTGGGGCGAATCCTACTCCGTAGGACCGAACCTCGCTGCTGAACCCATTGCGGATTATATCTTTGAGATGATTAAGGGAGAAGATCCACGCCGCATCGAATACATCATGATGAAGATTCACCAGCAATTACGCTTCCCTGCTGGCGGTGTGGGTCTCGCAGTTACCTCCGCAATTGACCACGCTTTGTGGGACATCAGCGGTAAAGCAGCCAACCTTCCTGTCTATATGCTCCTTGGCGGGTCCGTCCGCGATCGCATCCGTGTCTATCAAGGAGTCGGAGGCCGTGATGGGCAGGAAGCCGGTGAAACAGCACATCGATTAAACGAAGAGGGGGGCTTTACAGCTTTCAAAACCAGCCCTTATCCGATCGAGCCGGATGCAAATCGTTGGGGACGAGTTTGTGCTGCCGCTGCTGACTATTTTGAGGGGATTCGCGACCATACACCGGACGATTGGGAGTTCGCGTTCGACCCACACGCTAAGATCTTTGAACCAATTCGTGCATTGCAGCTATCCAATGCGCTAGCACCTTATGACCCCTATTTCTACGAAGAACCGCTCAGACCCGAACACATCCCCGCATGGTCTCGCTTACGTTCTCAGATGCAAGTACCATTGGCAACCGGCGAATCTCTCTATGCACGTTTCGAATTTCTCAACCTGATGGCTGCACAAGGGGCAGACATCATTCAGCCGGACGTCTGCGTCTGCGGTGGATTGCTCGAAATGCGCAAAATCGCCGCTATTGCCGAAGCACATTATGTCTCCATTGCCCCCCACAATCCGATGGGACCTTTGGCGACCGCGGTGAACGTGCACTTTGCTGCAGCAACGCCCAATTTCAAGGTTCTCGAATACATCTCGCCGACAGGAACTGAATGGAATGAGTGGGTGGATGAACCCTATCTGCCCAAAGATGGGTATCTTGAATTGCGCGATCGGCCAGGTCTCGGTGTGGATATAAATGAAGACGTCATCGGCGATAACGAATATGTCCACTGGCAACGCACCTGCCCGATTCGTCCAGATGGGTCAACGGGATATATTTAG
- a CDS encoding Rieske (2Fe-2S) protein yields MSQFVKAAETTDVQPGDCLGVKVEGVFIGIYNIDGDYYAMNNICPHLGGVLTYGFFDDNAVTCPLHMWEFDVKTGKCLWPEQEKLPTYPVKIEGNDILVDVNSPQPQQ; encoded by the coding sequence ATGTCTCAGTTTGTGAAAGCTGCCGAGACAACGGACGTTCAGCCCGGTGATTGTCTCGGTGTTAAGGTCGAAGGCGTTTTCATCGGTATATACAATATCGATGGCGACTATTACGCGATGAATAACATCTGTCCGCATCTTGGTGGAGTTTTGACCTACGGATTCTTTGATGATAACGCTGTTACTTGTCCGCTCCACATGTGGGAGTTTGATGTGAAGACAGGAAAATGCCTCTGGCCAGAGCAGGAGAAACTCCCCACGTATCCTGTAAAGATTGAGGGCAACGATATTCTTGTCGATGTCAATTCACCCCAGCCCCAACAATAG